In Desulfosediminicola ganghwensis, a single window of DNA contains:
- a CDS encoding glycine cleavage system protein R produces MKKQMIISVMSKDRPGVIADITGAIYTLDGDLADLNQSVLCGYLNMILIATFDEDVTPEDVHAEISHINTPVKFEVAIKVMHEHVELASMPLPPDTYVMTAQGKNKSGLVHKVSKFCQHHNINIRDLATTLRDGQYTMVLQLDLTQVESIATVQESLALFSEETDLKVMMQHNDIFQATHEVTLH; encoded by the coding sequence ATGAAAAAGCAGATGATTATTTCCGTTATGTCAAAAGACAGACCCGGGGTAATTGCCGATATTACCGGAGCAATCTATACCCTCGACGGCGATCTGGCAGACCTCAACCAGTCTGTACTCTGCGGCTATCTGAACATGATCCTGATCGCCACGTTTGACGAGGATGTCACCCCTGAAGACGTGCATGCGGAAATTTCCCACATCAACACTCCAGTCAAGTTTGAGGTCGCTATCAAAGTGATGCATGAGCATGTCGAGTTGGCATCAATGCCGCTTCCTCCAGACACCTATGTGATGACTGCTCAGGGTAAAAACAAGAGTGGTCTGGTACATAAGGTCAGCAAATTCTGCCAGCATCACAATATAAATATCCGTGACCTCGCAACGACCCTGCGCGACGGCCAGTACACCATGGTGCTGCAACTCGATCTCACCCAGGTTGAATCCATTGCCACCGTTCAGGAGTCGCTGGCTCTGTTCTCCGAAGAGACCGACCTGAAAGTAATGATGCAGCATAATGATATTTTTCAGGCAACCCACGAAGTTACTTTGCATTAA
- a CDS encoding LuxR C-terminal-related transcriptional regulator, translating into MASFNMDTLLITKFHRPHLPGETVTRPRLSDKLSSTARVSLICAPAGFGKTTLASTWLSRQKAAAAWLSLDENDNEAQRFFSYLFTALNRIVPDIATKSLDLLKSPIPAIITSAITQLINDLEQAGHTLILALDDYHLIENQEIHEAISFLINHQPQHLHLLIISRTAPPLPIARLRAKNQLNELGTEDLRFNTEETCAFLNRAMALSLTGEQISRLEKQSEGWVTGLQLAALSLRDLPEANAFIDNLSGEDRHITDYLISEVIAHQKKELQEFLIRTSILKRMNADICDNLLGITNSQQILEQMEKDNLFIIPLDNSRCWYRYHHLFAQMLNNRLRSGDQQQLTHLHRQAANWFMAHDMWEEAIDHALEAKDYDQVINRLETNIDQILARGDFHIYLQWFNKVPANYLPPALTLHQLFFLHEMGEFEAFDQCLRRIEKQLRPPADCKPGQETAQHGILSAIKGIRSASFFAVDEARVHLNDALTRLDEGQSFWRILALGCYGFCHRVSGNHSEAIEIFKHAAAMALKANLPFCFFMDSIALTKLYLDYGQLEQALQTCRMVVDYSTGDDGEVPFSGLAHVVMGQLLYHSGELIQAEQHLRHGLKRVCKDGDVFSIVDAYLTLARCLLNQGKPEQSIAAINEMSTTIGSLAPSRAVTIIARSCKALIQTLSGRPDLADRSFSQNDQQYLAGKRYPDLYPLNFQGIYRTGQQPLTFYSNVTHLITAKLAIEKGRPEDALVLLNELVAKCDEKTSLLFRSEVLIQVALAHRLLSREQRALHSLGKAIALVAPENYCQIFIREGRALYELLKQLVQITADCETVSFINVLLKRISCSGCSLKAQQPLFDLTPREVEVLSYLTKGKSYRETAGQLFVSVNTLKTHAKRIYSKLGVGNRTQAINKAKELSLLPPYSS; encoded by the coding sequence ATGGCAAGTTTTAATATGGACACGTTGCTGATAACCAAATTTCACAGACCTCATCTTCCGGGCGAGACTGTTACAAGGCCACGCCTCAGTGACAAACTGTCGTCCACGGCCAGGGTGTCTCTGATCTGTGCACCAGCCGGATTCGGGAAAACCACCCTCGCCAGCACCTGGCTCAGCCGGCAAAAAGCTGCTGCTGCCTGGCTATCCCTGGATGAAAACGACAATGAGGCGCAACGCTTTTTCAGCTACCTGTTTACAGCCTTGAACCGTATTGTGCCCGATATTGCCACAAAATCCCTCGACCTTCTAAAATCACCAATTCCAGCCATAATAACTTCAGCAATTACACAACTGATCAACGACCTCGAACAGGCAGGCCATACTCTCATCCTGGCCCTTGACGATTACCACCTGATCGAAAATCAGGAGATACATGAAGCCATTAGTTTTTTAATCAACCACCAGCCACAACACCTTCACCTGCTTATCATCAGCCGTACAGCCCCCCCGTTGCCAATTGCCAGGCTACGTGCTAAAAACCAGCTCAATGAGCTTGGAACCGAAGACTTGCGTTTTAACACAGAGGAGACCTGCGCCTTTCTCAACCGTGCCATGGCGCTGAGTCTGACAGGAGAACAGATCTCCAGACTGGAAAAACAATCCGAAGGATGGGTTACGGGATTGCAACTTGCCGCCCTGTCCCTGAGGGACCTCCCGGAGGCCAATGCATTCATCGACAATCTGTCAGGCGAGGATCGTCACATCACGGATTATCTTATAAGTGAAGTTATTGCCCATCAGAAAAAAGAACTACAGGAATTCCTGATTCGGACCTCTATTCTTAAACGGATGAATGCGGATATCTGTGACAACCTGCTTGGAATTACCAACAGCCAGCAGATTCTTGAGCAAATGGAAAAGGACAATCTGTTCATCATCCCCCTGGACAATTCCCGCTGCTGGTACCGCTATCACCATCTTTTTGCCCAAATGCTCAATAACCGCCTGCGTAGTGGTGACCAACAACAGCTCACCCATCTTCACCGACAAGCGGCAAATTGGTTTATGGCCCATGATATGTGGGAAGAAGCCATCGATCACGCACTGGAAGCAAAGGATTATGATCAGGTCATCAACCGTCTGGAGACGAACATCGACCAGATTCTGGCCCGGGGGGATTTCCACATTTACCTCCAGTGGTTCAATAAAGTTCCCGCAAACTATCTGCCTCCGGCCCTGACCCTGCATCAGTTGTTCTTTCTTCATGAAATGGGGGAGTTTGAAGCATTTGATCAATGCTTGCGACGCATTGAAAAACAACTCAGGCCACCAGCAGATTGCAAGCCTGGACAAGAAACTGCACAACATGGGATTCTTTCAGCCATCAAGGGGATTCGCAGTGCATCGTTCTTTGCCGTTGACGAAGCGAGAGTCCATTTGAACGACGCGCTGACCAGGCTTGACGAGGGGCAGAGTTTCTGGCGTATCCTTGCTCTCGGTTGCTACGGATTTTGCCACAGGGTCAGCGGCAACCACAGTGAGGCAATAGAGATTTTCAAACACGCCGCCGCAATGGCGCTGAAGGCAAATCTCCCTTTCTGCTTTTTTATGGATTCGATCGCTCTGACCAAACTTTACCTGGATTATGGGCAACTGGAACAAGCATTGCAGACCTGCCGAATGGTGGTTGACTACAGCACGGGTGACGACGGAGAAGTTCCTTTTTCCGGCCTTGCCCATGTGGTCATGGGACAACTGCTCTACCATTCCGGCGAGCTTATTCAGGCAGAACAACACCTCAGGCACGGCTTGAAAAGAGTATGCAAAGATGGCGACGTATTTTCAATCGTTGATGCCTATCTGACCCTGGCACGGTGTCTGCTCAATCAGGGGAAACCGGAACAAAGCATCGCGGCAATAAATGAGATGAGCACCACCATCGGCAGCCTGGCGCCTTCACGTGCGGTGACCATTATCGCCAGATCCTGTAAAGCCCTGATTCAAACCTTGAGTGGCCGGCCCGACCTGGCTGACAGGTCGTTTTCGCAAAACGATCAGCAGTATCTTGCAGGAAAAAGATATCCTGATCTATACCCACTGAACTTTCAGGGAATCTACCGCACCGGCCAGCAGCCTCTGACCTTTTACTCAAACGTCACCCACCTCATTACCGCCAAACTAGCCATCGAAAAAGGGAGGCCGGAGGATGCACTTGTCCTACTCAATGAGCTCGTTGCAAAGTGTGACGAAAAAACCAGCCTGCTGTTTCGATCCGAAGTACTGATCCAGGTGGCTTTAGCCCATCGCTTGCTCAGCCGTGAGCAACGGGCGCTGCACAGTCTGGGTAAAGCAATAGCCCTGGTCGCACCTGAAAACTACTGCCAGATATTCATAAGAGAGGGACGGGCCCTGTATGAGCTGCTGAAGCAGCTGGTCCAGATCACCGCTGATTGCGAAACCGTGTCTTTCATCAATGTATTATTAAAAAGAATTTCCTGTTCCGGCTGTTCTCTAAAAGCACAGCAGCCTCTTTTCGATCTGACCCCGCGTGAGGTAGAAGTCCTGAGCTACCTGACCAAAGGCAAGAGTTATCGGGAAACAGCCGGGCAACTGTTTGTCTCCGTCAACACTCTGAAAACACACGCCAAAAGAATATACAGCAAATTAGGTGTCGGCAACCGGACACAGGCGATCAATAAAGCCAAAGAACTCAGTCTGCTTCCACCGTATTCATCCTGA
- a CDS encoding reductive dehalogenase, which translates to MSQSGSRKSTYHSTVGRRDFLKMLGLGAGVVGAGAIGLGSTSKSSFADVDEMMASPYAERSLPWWVKEVDEPTVEIDWDNMEIFPGVHKTLFNPESWDKPEEYMAIHAQNIASTTEKVRKNVPGYSLRDRALGDANCWGWGALSSIAPSWTGPDIKSFNGWEHPTMFYTPDQFGVPRYEGTPEENSRMLRVAGRILGAADMGFVKLNKRTKKLLYGSVRFENVEKGYDAGDGTFILPDKDLWVICAVIPQSLWMAQYTDRMSWASANTAAYSRANIYSNRINVFLRGLGYQHYGGHTGSVGRTVGFGVMAGLGEYGRAGILVSPQWGTNFRTVMLTVTDLPLAETKPIDAGILEFCKACKKCAEMCPSEAIPKDSEPFWGGDKSWQAKGIKGWYQDAKKCYSYMLGGDPDCSRCQAVCPFTKFDEAVMHDLVRIAISKAPALNNAIRELDDVFGYGQEPAQEKSPWDVNPMDIPLFGLDKSRS; encoded by the coding sequence ATGAGCCAATCGGGTTCGCGAAAATCAACCTATCACTCAACAGTCGGGCGGCGAGACTTCCTGAAGATGTTGGGTCTGGGAGCCGGAGTCGTCGGTGCAGGAGCTATCGGGCTTGGCTCAACGTCCAAATCATCCTTTGCCGATGTGGATGAGATGATGGCCTCACCTTATGCGGAACGTAGTCTGCCCTGGTGGGTCAAGGAGGTCGATGAACCAACCGTGGAGATCGACTGGGACAATATGGAGATATTTCCAGGCGTCCATAAAACCCTGTTCAACCCTGAAAGCTGGGATAAGCCAGAGGAATACATGGCAATCCATGCCCAGAACATTGCCTCGACAACAGAGAAGGTCAGAAAAAACGTTCCAGGCTATTCTCTTCGTGACCGTGCCCTGGGAGATGCCAACTGTTGGGGTTGGGGCGCGCTGAGTTCAATCGCCCCTTCATGGACCGGTCCCGATATCAAATCGTTCAACGGCTGGGAACATCCGACCATGTTCTATACCCCGGATCAGTTTGGAGTCCCTCGGTACGAGGGTACTCCTGAGGAAAATTCTCGCATGTTACGGGTGGCCGGACGCATCCTCGGCGCAGCCGACATGGGCTTTGTCAAGCTCAACAAAAGAACCAAAAAGCTCCTGTACGGCTCCGTCCGCTTTGAAAACGTTGAAAAAGGCTACGATGCCGGGGACGGCACCTTCATCCTGCCCGACAAGGACCTGTGGGTCATCTGCGCAGTCATTCCACAATCGTTGTGGATGGCACAATACACCGACCGCATGAGCTGGGCATCTGCCAATACCGCCGCCTATTCCAGAGCCAATATTTATTCCAATCGCATCAACGTATTCCTGCGCGGCCTCGGCTACCAGCACTACGGCGGCCATACCGGCTCCGTTGGCCGCACCGTCGGTTTCGGTGTCATGGCCGGACTGGGCGAATACGGTCGTGCCGGCATTTTAGTCAGCCCGCAGTGGGGTACCAATTTCCGCACAGTCATGCTGACCGTAACAGATCTTCCGCTGGCAGAAACCAAGCCGATCGACGCGGGAATTCTCGAATTCTGCAAGGCCTGCAAAAAATGCGCTGAAATGTGTCCGTCTGAAGCAATTCCGAAAGACAGCGAACCTTTCTGGGGCGGCGATAAATCCTGGCAGGCAAAAGGGATCAAGGGCTGGTATCAGGATGCCAAGAAGTGCTACTCCTATATGCTCGGCGGAGACCCGGACTGCAGTCGTTGCCAGGCCGTCTGCCCTTTTACCAAGTTCGATGAAGCGGTCATGCATGATCTGGTTCGCATCGCCATTTCCAAAGCACCTGCTCTTAACAATGCCATACGCGAGCTGGATGATGTCTTTGGCTACGGTCAGGAACCTGCACAGGAGAAATCTCCATGGGATGTCAATCCGATGGACATTCCCCTGTTCGGTCTCGACAAATCACGCTCATAA
- a CDS encoding PFL family protein, with protein sequence MLRSDQILATVEMIQKENLDVRTVTMGINLLDCRGTDVEDTCRKVEEKIVRFAGNFVATCNEISRNLGIPIVNKRISVTPIAFVGSGFDQHGFVELAKALDRAATAVGVDILGGFSAQVEKGMTATDHEYVKSLPEALAQTDKICASINIGTSQKGINMDALAMMGPTIKEIAEKTKEQNGFGAAKFVVFCNQPGDNPFMAGAIHGLEEADVVLNVGVSGPGVIARSLERLIEDHNGTKPLPLDEIAEEIKQTTFRVTRCGELVGRQVSKALGIEFGVVDLSLAPTPAIGDSVGEIFKILGVDAVGAPGSTAILAMLNDAVKKGGIFASKNVGGLSGAFIPVMEDSVLADAVGEGALCMEKLEAMTCVCSVGLDMVPIPGSTDADTISAIIADEMALGMINNKTTAARLIPVPGMEAGDHVSFGGLFGASPIMELRNTGKSSRFIGWGGRIPAPIHSFKN encoded by the coding sequence ATGTTACGTTCAGACCAGATTCTCGCCACCGTTGAGATGATTCAGAAAGAGAATCTCGACGTGCGCACCGTCACCATGGGTATCAACCTGCTTGATTGCCGTGGCACCGATGTTGAGGATACCTGCCGAAAAGTTGAAGAAAAGATCGTCAGATTTGCCGGAAATTTCGTCGCAACCTGCAATGAGATCAGTCGAAATCTCGGCATCCCCATCGTTAATAAGCGTATTTCCGTCACCCCAATCGCCTTCGTTGGCTCGGGCTTTGATCAGCACGGCTTTGTTGAACTTGCCAAAGCTCTTGATCGCGCTGCCACAGCAGTGGGCGTTGATATCCTGGGTGGCTTCTCTGCCCAGGTGGAAAAAGGCATGACAGCCACCGACCATGAATACGTCAAGTCGCTGCCCGAAGCTCTTGCCCAGACTGATAAAATTTGCGCATCCATCAATATAGGTACCAGCCAGAAAGGTATCAACATGGATGCTCTGGCCATGATGGGCCCCACCATCAAGGAGATCGCCGAAAAAACCAAAGAGCAAAACGGCTTCGGCGCCGCCAAGTTTGTTGTGTTCTGCAATCAGCCCGGCGACAATCCTTTTATGGCCGGTGCCATCCACGGACTAGAAGAGGCTGACGTTGTGCTTAATGTCGGCGTCAGCGGTCCCGGCGTTATCGCCAGGTCACTGGAGAGACTGATCGAGGATCACAACGGTACCAAACCCCTGCCCCTTGACGAAATCGCCGAAGAGATCAAACAGACCACCTTCCGGGTTACCCGCTGCGGTGAGCTCGTCGGCCGACAGGTCTCCAAGGCCCTCGGTATCGAGTTCGGTGTGGTTGACCTCTCTCTTGCCCCAACCCCGGCTATCGGCGACAGCGTCGGCGAGATCTTCAAGATTCTCGGTGTTGACGCGGTCGGAGCCCCCGGCTCCACCGCTATTCTTGCCATGCTGAACGACGCGGTGAAAAAAGGCGGTATCTTCGCCTCTAAAAATGTCGGCGGGCTCTCCGGCGCCTTTATTCCGGTGATGGAAGATTCCGTGCTTGCCGATGCGGTCGGCGAGGGCGCACTCTGTATGGAAAAACTTGAGGCCATGACCTGCGTCTGCTCTGTTGGTCTTGATATGGTTCCCATTCCCGGGTCAACTGATGCCGACACCATCTCCGCCATTATCGCCGATGAAATGGCACTCGGCATGATCAACAACAAGACCACCGCAGCCCGCCTCATCCCTGTCCCCGGCATGGAAGCTGGTGATCATGTCAGCTTCGGCGGCCTGTTTGGTGCCAGCCCGATCATGGAGTTGCGCAATACCGGTAAGTCTTCCCGATTCATCGGTTGGGGCGGCCGTATTCCGGCCCCCATCCACAGCTTCAAAAACTAA
- a CDS encoding SphA family protein produces the protein MRQITKLLATLTLCVLLLCSVAGAFAATSGSHYPFGGEGVMAASMPPPGFHYRVYNTWYNPTQTNNDSGDNSGLDFNLDVFSSVHRFIHVTGIKILGADYTYNLIVPLVSKDISITDFGISDSKSLSMGDIVLEPFALGWHGKRWDASLGLAIIAPTGEYDAHKPASPGLGYWSGMLTLGGTYFFDEQKTLSFSALTRTLVNTEQDDTGVTPGSEFVVEYGLGKMFHVSDNFLVRPGIAGCAYWQLEDDSDDGPGTFADERKRAAALGLEINLMHLPSLIQANLRVLREFEARNTAEGSMVTLTLTKSF, from the coding sequence ATGCGTCAAATCACCAAACTGTTGGCCACACTTACTTTATGCGTCCTACTATTATGTTCAGTTGCAGGAGCCTTTGCTGCAACGTCAGGTTCTCATTATCCCTTCGGCGGCGAGGGCGTCATGGCCGCCTCCATGCCCCCTCCCGGGTTCCATTACCGAGTCTATAACACCTGGTACAATCCTACCCAGACAAACAACGATAGTGGCGATAACAGCGGCCTCGACTTCAATCTTGACGTGTTCTCCAGCGTTCACCGTTTTATCCATGTTACCGGCATCAAAATTCTGGGAGCAGATTACACCTATAACCTCATTGTGCCTTTGGTTTCAAAGGATATCAGCATCACCGACTTTGGCATTTCCGACAGCAAATCATTATCGATGGGAGATATAGTCCTTGAGCCGTTCGCGCTTGGCTGGCACGGCAAGCGCTGGGATGCTTCTCTCGGGCTGGCGATAATAGCACCTACAGGAGAGTATGACGCGCATAAGCCAGCCTCTCCAGGTCTGGGATACTGGTCCGGTATGCTGACTTTAGGCGGCACGTACTTCTTCGACGAACAGAAGACGCTCTCTTTCAGTGCCTTGACGAGAACCCTCGTCAATACTGAACAGGATGACACGGGCGTGACTCCCGGCTCCGAGTTTGTGGTCGAATACGGCCTGGGTAAAATGTTCCACGTCAGTGATAATTTTCTGGTACGACCGGGAATTGCCGGATGTGCTTACTGGCAGCTCGAAGATGACAGCGATGACGGCCCGGGCACATTTGCCGACGAACGCAAAAGAGCTGCGGCACTGGGGCTCGAGATCAACCTGATGCATCTGCCCAGCCTGATACAGGCCAACCTGCGGGTTCTGCGTGAATTTGAAGCCAGGAATACCGCAGAAGGCTCAATGGTTACCCTGACGTTGACCAAGTCATTCTAA
- a CDS encoding cytochrome c3 family protein has protein sequence MFKDLVKLQAATFLAAALLVCFSGVFSKASADASCARSCHIIEPYVESVRDITLLAYAHAEAGLSCIDCHEQTEETQVYEQKIWDRGEYDDPLPAREYDSDFCFRCHDSYETLADKTKDFAEKYDKNPHDSHLEEPDCYECHRVHKPSNFICAGCHTANWQERLPQGWTAE, from the coding sequence ATGTTTAAAGACCTGGTGAAACTTCAGGCGGCAACTTTTCTGGCGGCAGCGCTTTTGGTCTGTTTCAGCGGCGTATTCAGCAAGGCGTCGGCGGACGCCTCGTGTGCAAGGTCCTGCCATATCATCGAGCCTTATGTTGAAAGTGTACGTGATATAACCCTGCTTGCTTACGCCCATGCCGAGGCTGGCCTGTCTTGCATAGACTGTCATGAGCAAACGGAAGAGACTCAAGTTTACGAACAGAAAATCTGGGACAGGGGGGAATATGACGATCCCCTTCCTGCCAGAGAGTATGACTCTGATTTTTGCTTCCGTTGCCATGATTCTTATGAAACGTTAGCTGATAAAACAAAAGACTTTGCAGAAAAATATGATAAGAACCCTCATGACTCGCATCTTGAGGAGCCTGACTGCTACGAATGTCATCGTGTCCATAAGCCGTCAAACTTTATCTGTGCCGGATGTCACACTGCGAACTGGCAGGAGAGGTTGCCACAAGGCTGGACTGCCGAATAA
- a CDS encoding twin-arginine translocase TatA/TatE family subunit has protein sequence MFGIGTQELLIVLMLVMIVFGAGKLPQIGSSLGQGIRNFKQGIRGDEENTA, from the coding sequence ATGTTCGGAATTGGAACCCAGGAATTACTCATTGTCCTGATGCTGGTAATGATTGTCTTTGGTGCCGGCAAATTGCCGCAAATAGGATCTTCTCTGGGACAGGGAATTCGAAATTTCAAACAAGGAATCAGGGGTGATGAAGAAAACACAGCCTGA
- a CDS encoding FMN-binding protein, which translates to MQSESFTETPTQADSSHRARYQAARAAQPDRRKKRERVFAVVTIVLIIAAWMIGFNRENGDMEPYLHQAMPEAERLEKTRSGSYAAYSSEQVIGYIVVGEGNGYGGPMNLAVATDLQGRIVGLAVVRHRETPSWFKRVQENGFFSGLIGKSFRDPFTLGRDIDAVSGATYTSRGIADAALRGSRLVAEKNLNFSVPAQAPPKIVFGLPEIVLLALFALGFIGHRKSFRYKKKLRWFCMLTGMFSLGFIYTNPLTISLINKMLLGFWPDWHTHLYWYLLLGGILFTLTASGKNPYCEWFCPFGAAQECMGKIGGAKPYAISRYRSLLKWLQRGLALAAILVALMYRNPGISSYEIFGTLFDLKGNIPQFFLLALVILASLFVHRPWCRYLCPLKPLEAFIRFLKTWLKNIWPNKNTVTVTVTPKNN; encoded by the coding sequence ATGCAATCTGAATCCTTCACTGAAACGCCCACCCAGGCGGACAGCAGTCACAGGGCCAGATACCAGGCAGCACGAGCGGCTCAACCCGACAGGCGAAAAAAAAGAGAACGCGTTTTTGCCGTAGTAACAATCGTGCTGATCATTGCTGCCTGGATGATCGGCTTCAACCGTGAAAATGGGGACATGGAGCCTTATCTTCACCAGGCGATGCCCGAGGCCGAGCGCCTTGAAAAAACCCGAAGCGGAAGCTATGCGGCCTATAGTTCAGAACAGGTTATAGGCTACATCGTTGTCGGAGAAGGGAACGGCTACGGAGGACCGATGAACCTTGCAGTCGCAACCGATCTGCAGGGCAGGATCGTCGGTCTGGCTGTTGTCCGCCATCGTGAGACTCCCAGTTGGTTTAAACGGGTTCAGGAAAACGGATTTTTCTCCGGCCTGATCGGTAAAAGCTTTAGGGACCCGTTTACCCTCGGCCGTGATATTGATGCTGTCAGCGGAGCGACGTACACCTCCCGCGGGATTGCAGATGCCGCACTGCGCGGGAGCCGTCTGGTGGCCGAAAAGAACCTGAATTTTTCTGTTCCTGCGCAGGCACCGCCAAAAATTGTATTCGGTCTGCCGGAAATCGTGCTGCTGGCGCTGTTTGCCCTTGGCTTCATCGGCCATCGAAAATCGTTTCGCTACAAGAAAAAATTACGCTGGTTCTGCATGCTGACCGGCATGTTTTCCCTCGGCTTTATCTATACAAATCCTCTGACCATTTCTCTTATCAACAAGATGCTGCTCGGGTTCTGGCCGGACTGGCACACCCATCTCTACTGGTATCTGTTGCTCGGTGGGATCCTTTTCACTTTGACGGCGTCAGGCAAAAATCCCTACTGTGAATGGTTCTGCCCTTTTGGGGCCGCACAGGAGTGTATGGGCAAAATCGGTGGCGCCAAGCCCTATGCCATATCTCGCTACAGGTCTTTGCTGAAGTGGCTGCAGCGCGGCCTGGCCCTGGCAGCGATCCTCGTTGCCCTGATGTACCGCAATCCTGGAATATCCAGTTATGAAATATTCGGCACCCTGTTCGATCTGAAAGGGAATATCCCGCAGTTTTTTCTACTGGCCCTGGTGATATTGGCTTCCCTTTTTGTTCACCGCCCATGGTGCCGCTATCTTTGCCCGCTCAAGCCACTAGAAGCGTTTATCAGATTCCTTAAAACCTGGCTGAAAAATATATGGCCCAACAAAAACACAGTAACAGTAACAGTAACCCCAAAGAACAACTGA
- a CDS encoding FAD-dependent oxidoreductase, with translation MGKNTKTDLSRRTFLKTSAVGAATLATAAAFPGAVSAKEKEAKAVGECESKWSWEKPAKPIPASKIKETVSTDVVVIGAGLSGIVAALSAAEQGARVCLVEKNKSWAARGGHITAFDSNVQKQLGIENDYRQIIRAWVAWAQGRVDEKLLWDFARKSGGCMDWATEIGKKHGLEVTMWEGYYKGPDYTEFPVTHFFHEEDADLSYVYGHSKGIGNITLLPVLEKEAISQGVKFMYKTPAVQILKDAQGRAAGIIAGKPGKYTRINAKNVIIATGDYASNNEMVERFSPFSLNADAQIYFPNKCNTGDGMIMAMQAGGAMQKHEPHAAVIHLEAGAASYGFLHVNANGERFKNEDVNTQSKSCTKELEPEGIAWTIYDKNWANQVKEQVDSNLAGGLFYGQMWQPWGNGWNQEVEEMTQQAHIKDGKVLVADTIEELARKMNVPVKKLVATINRYNELHKMQDDPDYGKRKELLTPIANPPFYAGKLASTLLTMCGGLRTDSSLLVMDENDTPIEGLYVVGAAQGEFFANDYPTICPGIGHGRCLTFGRMAGLMAAGKDPEKLIPSIKV, from the coding sequence ATGGGTAAGAATACGAAAACAGATCTTTCAAGACGTACGTTTCTCAAAACCAGCGCAGTTGGTGCGGCAACACTGGCTACCGCAGCAGCTTTTCCCGGCGCTGTCAGCGCGAAAGAAAAAGAAGCAAAAGCCGTTGGTGAATGTGAAAGCAAATGGAGTTGGGAAAAACCGGCTAAGCCAATTCCTGCCAGCAAAATAAAAGAAACGGTTTCAACCGATGTTGTCGTTATTGGCGCGGGCCTGTCTGGTATAGTGGCGGCACTTTCTGCAGCAGAGCAGGGTGCCAGGGTATGTTTGGTGGAAAAGAACAAAAGCTGGGCAGCACGTGGAGGGCATATCACTGCTTTTGACAGTAATGTGCAGAAACAACTCGGCATTGAAAATGACTACCGGCAGATCATTCGTGCCTGGGTGGCCTGGGCACAGGGACGTGTCGATGAAAAACTTCTCTGGGACTTCGCCAGAAAAAGTGGCGGCTGCATGGATTGGGCAACAGAAATAGGTAAAAAGCACGGGCTTGAGGTGACCATGTGGGAAGGCTATTACAAAGGGCCAGACTACACGGAGTTCCCGGTCACCCATTTCTTCCACGAAGAAGATGCCGACCTTTCCTATGTTTATGGACACTCCAAGGGTATTGGCAACATCACCTTGCTGCCTGTACTCGAAAAAGAGGCCATATCCCAAGGGGTGAAATTCATGTACAAAACCCCCGCGGTGCAGATTCTGAAAGACGCACAGGGAAGAGCGGCCGGGATCATTGCGGGCAAGCCGGGCAAATACACCAGAATAAATGCAAAAAACGTCATTATTGCCACTGGCGACTATGCTTCCAACAATGAGATGGTCGAGCGCTTCTCGCCATTTAGCCTGAATGCTGACGCCCAGATCTACTTTCCCAATAAGTGCAATACTGGTGATGGTATGATCATGGCTATGCAGGCAGGTGGCGCGATGCAGAAACATGAGCCGCATGCAGCCGTAATTCACCTGGAGGCGGGAGCTGCAAGCTACGGCTTTCTGCATGTAAACGCCAATGGTGAACGTTTTAAAAACGAGGATGTCAATACCCAGTCCAAGAGCTGCACCAAGGAACTGGAGCCGGAGGGAATCGCCTGGACCATTTACGATAAGAACTGGGCCAATCAGGTCAAAGAGCAGGTGGATTCAAATCTCGCAGGCGGACTGTTCTATGGGCAGATGTGGCAGCCGTGGGGTAATGGCTGGAATCAGGAAGTGGAGGAAATGACCCAGCAGGCGCATATCAAGGACGGAAAAGTCCTCGTTGCAGACACCATCGAAGAACTCGCCAGGAAGATGAATGTGCCGGTCAAGAAGCTGGTTGCAACCATCAACCGTTACAATGAATTGCATAAAATGCAGGATGATCCGGATTACGGTAAACGCAAGGAACTGCTGACCCCGATAGCAAATCCTCCGTTTTATGCAGGAAAACTCGCCAGTACCCTGCTCACCATGTGCGGTGGCCTGAGAACCGACAGCAGCCTCCTGGTTATGGATGAAAATGATACCCCGATTGAAGGGTTGTATGTTGTAGGTGCCGCTCAGGGTGAGTTTTTTGCAAACGATTATCCGACCATCTGCCCGGGAATCGGACACGGCCGTTGTCTGACTTTCGGCAGGATGGCAGGGCTCATGGCAGCAGGAAAAGATCCTGAAAAACTTATCCCATCAATAAAAGTGTGA